One segment of Geomonas ferrireducens DNA contains the following:
- a CDS encoding energy transducer TonB, whose amino-acid sequence MSRLRAENLPVTHLLLLSFLAHLFLLYGAGRLWQREGVREERNRQAVVAYLDLGGAGKAPAPGRATSPESSVSPARRAAFEATPPVVGTSASASLREPVSPAAPPRTSASPVAPVVGAPAGVVHPAAGSGRAASGATIEADNRGTGSGRGTFAAPSAAPASSGQGAGREVRGGYQALLKRLIEAHKEYPLAARKSGREGSCRRRFMLRRDGSLKSVEPVDSCGHPFLDAAATRAISSVGAFPPVPAELSPDEPFEVTITFALARK is encoded by the coding sequence GTGAGCCGGCTCCGCGCCGAGAACTTGCCGGTGACGCACCTGCTCCTGCTTTCCTTTTTGGCGCACCTTTTTCTGCTCTACGGCGCGGGAAGGCTTTGGCAGCGGGAAGGGGTGCGGGAGGAGCGCAACCGCCAGGCGGTGGTCGCGTACCTGGATCTGGGGGGGGCTGGAAAAGCACCCGCGCCGGGGAGAGCGACTTCTCCGGAATCCTCTGTCTCTCCCGCACGACGGGCGGCATTCGAGGCGACGCCTCCCGTAGTTGGGACGAGCGCTTCTGCTTCTCTCAGGGAACCGGTGTCGCCGGCAGCACCACCCCGGACGTCCGCGAGTCCCGTCGCGCCTGTCGTCGGAGCCCCGGCCGGAGTGGTGCACCCAGCCGCAGGTAGTGGGCGCGCCGCGTCCGGAGCAACCATCGAGGCGGATAACCGCGGCACGGGAAGCGGCCGAGGGACTTTTGCCGCACCTTCCGCAGCGCCGGCTTCGTCGGGACAGGGCGCGGGGAGGGAGGTTCGCGGCGGCTACCAGGCGCTGTTGAAGCGGCTCATAGAGGCGCACAAGGAATACCCACTGGCAGCGCGCAAGTCCGGCCGGGAAGGGAGTTGCCGGAGAAGGTTCATGCTGCGGCGTGACGGTTCGTTGAAGAGCGTCGAGCCGGTTGACTCCTGCGGACACCCCTTTCTCGATGCCGCGGCGACCCGCGCCATCAGCTCCGTGGGGGCCTTTCCCCCGGTCCCCGCGGAGCTGTCGCCGGATGAGCCGTTCGAGGTGACCATCACCTTCGCCCTGGCCAGGAAATGA
- a CDS encoding energy-coupling factor transporter transmembrane component T family protein produces MQKGPPRFRTSLRSRGYPCRFAEHDSPVHRMGAGWKLVFGVFLSALAAGGRTPLMQAILVLVTLAYYLSARLTLRDLWCDVRLFAFQAAMVIPLYCMLDGVDKGLWPGVRISTQIVLFYLPGAVFLRTTRTSEAMAALRRVVPYRLSFLVFVSVRFVPLFFRELEEIVALQRLRGARLSPREQMNPRNWPDLFNCVVLPLMVRAFRTADEVSRSAEARAFGLHRERTYLDVAAMGRGAGEEAEDEVTGGDGVPPAKALLD; encoded by the coding sequence TTGCAGAAAGGGCCTCCTAGATTCCGCACCTCGCTCAGAAGCCGCGGCTATCCCTGCCGGTTCGCCGAGCACGATTCGCCGGTGCACCGGATGGGGGCGGGATGGAAGCTTGTTTTCGGGGTGTTCCTGAGTGCACTGGCGGCGGGGGGGCGTACGCCGCTGATGCAGGCGATCTTGGTGCTGGTGACGCTCGCCTACTACCTGTCGGCGCGTCTCACCCTGCGGGACCTCTGGTGCGACGTGCGGCTCTTCGCCTTTCAGGCAGCCATGGTCATCCCCCTTTACTGCATGCTGGACGGTGTGGATAAGGGGCTCTGGCCCGGGGTTCGCATCTCGACGCAGATCGTGCTTTTCTACCTCCCGGGCGCCGTCTTCCTGCGCACCACGCGCACCAGCGAGGCGATGGCGGCGCTGCGCCGGGTCGTCCCGTACCGGCTCTCCTTCCTGGTGTTCGTGAGTGTTAGGTTCGTGCCGCTGTTTTTCCGGGAACTCGAGGAGATCGTGGCGCTGCAGCGCCTGAGGGGGGCGCGGCTTTCCCCGCGGGAGCAGATGAACCCGCGCAACTGGCCCGATCTCTTCAACTGCGTGGTGCTTCCGCTCATGGTCCGCGCCTTCAGGACCGCCGACGAGGTGTCCCGCTCCGCCGAGGCGCGCGCCTTCGGTCTGCACCGGGAGCGAACCTACCTCGATGTCGCCGCGATGGGAAGGGGGGCCGGGGAGGAGGCGGAGGATGAGGTTACGGGCGGGGATGGGGTGCCCCCGGCTAAAGCACTTCTTGATTAG
- a CDS encoding ABC transporter ATP-binding protein, producing the protein MNDRVLEIEHFGFTYHGAAAPVLEGVSCTVRRGEFVCLTGDSGCGKSTLLLAVMGLLRGGRRHGTIRVAPAEDEAAPSAGILFQVPESQILCSTVAEEVAFGPENLCVAPDEIAIRVREGLRAVGLEGEETRSVERFSAGQKQRLALASVLSMRPGLILLDEPTSQLDAAGKDELVAIFALLKERGHTIVMAEHDPRPFVALIDRYLRLEGGHLVSDDATPPDPVRYRPKAFLLPYSATLYGTRPVLDVQGLDVAYPETGRVLKRATLRVCRGERVHLFGQNGAGKSSFLRCLAGLLPADSGRLWVAGTEKPGPGTLRGRLGFLMQNPARQLFAETVREEVAFSLERLSYPAEEIDRIVDETLSFCGIAHLADRAPLTISFGEQHRVALATVVAPRPVLLLLDEPFAGLDFPQRLSLLAILGRMPIRYGTTVLIASHDELPDRRWADRSLHLQEGGIAERAS; encoded by the coding sequence TTGAACGATAGAGTCCTGGAAATAGAGCATTTCGGCTTCACCTACCACGGTGCGGCGGCTCCGGTGCTGGAGGGGGTCTCCTGCACCGTGCGGCGCGGCGAGTTCGTCTGCCTGACCGGCGATTCCGGCTGCGGCAAGAGCACGCTCCTTCTGGCGGTTATGGGGCTTCTGCGCGGCGGAAGGCGTCACGGGACCATCCGCGTGGCGCCGGCCGAGGATGAGGCGGCGCCGTCCGCGGGGATCCTCTTCCAGGTCCCGGAATCGCAGATCCTCTGCAGCACCGTGGCGGAGGAGGTGGCCTTCGGCCCCGAGAACCTCTGCGTGGCGCCGGACGAGATCGCCATCAGGGTGCGCGAGGGGCTGAGAGCAGTCGGGCTGGAGGGGGAGGAGACGCGCAGCGTCGAGCGTTTCTCGGCGGGGCAGAAGCAGCGCCTAGCCCTCGCCTCGGTCCTCTCCATGCGCCCCGGACTCATCCTGCTGGACGAGCCGACCTCGCAGCTCGACGCCGCGGGAAAGGACGAACTTGTCGCCATCTTCGCGCTTTTGAAGGAGCGCGGGCACACCATCGTCATGGCAGAGCACGACCCGCGCCCGTTCGTGGCGCTCATCGACCGGTACCTGAGGCTCGAGGGGGGGCACCTCGTCAGTGACGACGCGACGCCGCCGGACCCGGTGCGCTACCGTCCGAAGGCCTTCCTGCTCCCGTATTCGGCGACCCTCTACGGGACGAGGCCGGTACTCGACGTGCAGGGGCTGGACGTTGCCTACCCGGAGACGGGCCGGGTGCTGAAGCGGGCCACCCTGCGCGTGTGTCGCGGCGAGCGGGTCCATCTGTTCGGGCAAAACGGTGCGGGGAAGTCGAGCTTCCTGCGCTGCCTCGCCGGGCTTCTCCCCGCCGACTCGGGGCGGCTCTGGGTGGCGGGAACGGAGAAACCGGGGCCGGGTACGCTGCGCGGCAGGCTCGGTTTCCTGATGCAGAACCCGGCCCGCCAGCTCTTCGCCGAGACGGTCCGGGAGGAGGTCGCCTTCTCGCTGGAGCGCCTTTCCTACCCGGCGGAGGAGATCGACCGCATCGTGGACGAGACCCTCTCCTTTTGCGGCATCGCCCATCTCGCGGACCGTGCGCCGCTCACCATCTCTTTCGGGGAGCAGCACCGCGTGGCCCTTGCGACCGTGGTGGCGCCGCGTCCGGTGTTGCTGCTTCTGGACGAGCCTTTCGCCGGGCTCGATTTCCCGCAGCGCCTGAGCCTTTTGGCGATCCTCGGCAGGATGCCGATCCGCTACGGCACGACGGTGCTGATCGCCTCGCACGACGAACTGCCGGACCGGCGCTGGGCCGATCGCAGCCTCCATCTTCAGGAGGGCGGCATTGCAGAAAGGGCCTCCTAG
- a CDS encoding DUF1003 domain-containing protein yields the protein MPDSDSDQQMASVVHRNIESLLERRQSEERNKGVQERVADAITAFTGSMTFVYIHLVLFTGWILVNVGWLPVMKRFDPTLVILAMFASVEAIFLSTFVLISQNRMQAFADRRAELNLHIDLLAEHEVTRIIELLTAIGTKLGVAESMNPELEELRQDVRPEKVLETMDRAEQELKEE from the coding sequence ATGCCGGACTCCGATTCCGATCAGCAGATGGCCTCCGTGGTGCACCGCAACATCGAGTCCCTCCTTGAGAGGCGCCAGTCCGAGGAGCGGAACAAGGGGGTGCAGGAGCGGGTCGCCGACGCCATCACCGCCTTCACCGGTAGCATGACCTTCGTGTACATACACCTCGTCCTCTTCACCGGCTGGATCCTCGTCAACGTCGGCTGGCTTCCCGTCATGAAGCGGTTCGACCCCACCCTGGTGATCCTCGCCATGTTCGCCTCGGTCGAGGCAATCTTTCTTTCCACCTTCGTCCTCATCAGCCAAAACCGCATGCAGGCCTTCGCCGACCGGCGCGCCGAACTGAACCTGCACATCGATCTCCTCGCGGAGCACGAGGTGACCAGGATCATCGAGCTTTTGACCGCCATCGGCACCAAGTTGGGCGTCGCCGAGTCGATGAACCCGGAACTTGAGGAGCTGAGACAGGACGTCCGGCCGGAGAAGGTGCTTGAGACCATGGACCGGGCCGAGCAGGAGCTGAAAGAGGAATAA
- a CDS encoding PAS domain S-box protein produces the protein MTRRTRHTLVYFFFALLGVSLVFILLTYRNLEQCAQRGGAYLLGGVHHLLLLTSLLVTIGAVGIYVIFFWFIKLADREQEREEISKKAVLDAAIRERNRAQLYLDIAGVMFAAIDRSGTIILINRKGCQILGWAEDELLGRNWFDVCLPPAVVGVVKEVFAKQMAGEIEAVEFFENAILTNSGEERMIAFHNTLLHDDDGVISGVLFSGEDITERKQAEASLEKAANEWRAAMDASADAIYLLDPQRRLMLANREFYRMVGSTPEACAGRHIAEILHPGFSGHCAQCVVEESQQDAVTVLEEGDPENYYRHPVQVTLRVVRDVAGAPLSLVVTRHDLTADRETQRTLRESEERYRQLVELSQDIIFIKVDDRIVFINDAGVRMLGAESVNEILSREVLDFIHPTSRELFLAELERASRQVGQLPVIELDFQRLDGETFCGEATATSIMHHGKPAVHFFVRDITNRKNLEAQLRHSQKLEAVGHLAGGIAHDFNNILTVIGGYGALLEMRMVEGDPGREMLDQVLAASDRAANLTRSLLAFSRKQDMHPAYCDLNEIVLSVSKFLKRIIGEDIAFETDLDVGPLAIYADCGQIEQVIINLATNARDAMRKGGTLTVATRSVVLSQSFQESHGFGAPGYYALITVADTGSGMDEATRSKIFEPFFTTKDVGKGTGLGLSIVYGIVQQHKGFIDVESEAGVGTTFHVYLPVSQEQAPAKAHGTAREELPCGSETILVVEDEEHVRDLVNEALKQFGYRTILAVDGADALEKYREHRGSIALVFTDLIMPRMSGRELYDELKREDPAVRILFTSGYTADMLTDLETVVPHVEILMKPISPPELARKVRELLDA, from the coding sequence ATGACACGAAGGACCCGACATACGCTCGTTTATTTCTTCTTCGCCTTGCTGGGGGTGTCCCTTGTCTTCATCCTGCTTACCTACCGCAATCTGGAGCAGTGCGCGCAGCGCGGCGGCGCCTACTTGCTCGGCGGGGTGCATCATCTTCTGCTGCTGACCAGCCTTTTGGTCACCATCGGTGCGGTCGGGATCTACGTGATCTTCTTCTGGTTCATAAAGCTCGCGGACCGGGAGCAGGAGAGGGAAGAGATCAGCAAAAAGGCCGTGCTCGATGCCGCGATCCGCGAGAGGAACCGGGCTCAGCTCTACCTGGACATCGCCGGCGTCATGTTCGCCGCCATCGACCGCTCCGGCACCATCATCCTTATCAACAGGAAGGGGTGCCAGATCCTCGGTTGGGCAGAGGACGAGCTTTTGGGGCGCAACTGGTTCGACGTCTGCCTGCCGCCTGCGGTAGTCGGCGTCGTGAAGGAGGTCTTCGCCAAGCAGATGGCGGGGGAGATCGAGGCGGTGGAGTTCTTCGAGAACGCCATCCTCACCAATAGCGGCGAGGAACGCATGATCGCGTTTCACAACACCCTTTTGCATGACGACGACGGGGTGATCAGCGGCGTGCTCTTTTCCGGCGAGGATATTACCGAGCGCAAGCAGGCGGAGGCCTCGCTGGAGAAGGCGGCCAACGAATGGCGCGCGGCGATGGACGCCTCCGCCGATGCCATCTACCTGCTCGACCCGCAACGCAGGCTGATGCTCGCCAACCGGGAATTCTACCGCATGGTCGGCAGCACTCCCGAAGCGTGTGCGGGACGGCACATCGCCGAGATCCTCCATCCCGGGTTCAGTGGGCATTGCGCGCAGTGTGTTGTTGAGGAGTCCCAGCAGGACGCGGTGACCGTGCTTGAGGAGGGGGATCCTGAGAACTATTATCGGCACCCGGTGCAGGTGACCCTCAGGGTCGTCAGGGATGTGGCGGGCGCTCCGCTCAGTCTTGTGGTCACCCGGCACGACCTGACCGCCGACCGCGAGACCCAGCGGACCCTGCGCGAGAGTGAGGAGCGTTACCGTCAGCTCGTCGAGCTTTCCCAGGACATCATCTTCATAAAGGTGGACGACAGGATCGTCTTCATAAACGACGCCGGGGTACGCATGCTCGGGGCGGAGTCGGTCAATGAGATCCTCTCCAGGGAGGTGCTCGATTTCATACATCCCACTTCAAGGGAGCTCTTTCTTGCCGAACTGGAGCGGGCGTCCCGGCAGGTCGGGCAGCTTCCGGTCATAGAACTCGACTTCCAGCGGCTCGACGGAGAAACCTTCTGCGGAGAGGCTACGGCGACCTCGATCATGCACCACGGCAAACCTGCGGTGCACTTCTTCGTGCGCGACATCACCAACCGGAAGAACCTGGAGGCGCAACTGCGCCACTCCCAGAAGCTCGAGGCCGTGGGGCACCTGGCCGGCGGCATTGCGCACGACTTCAACAACATCCTCACCGTGATCGGCGGGTATGGAGCGCTTCTGGAGATGCGGATGGTGGAGGGGGATCCGGGCCGGGAGATGCTCGACCAGGTCCTCGCCGCCTCCGACCGTGCCGCGAACCTCACCCGCAGCCTCCTTGCCTTCAGTCGAAAGCAGGACATGCACCCGGCGTACTGCGACTTGAACGAGATCGTCTTGAGCGTCTCCAAGTTCCTGAAAAGGATCATCGGCGAGGACATCGCTTTCGAGACCGACCTCGATGTTGGGCCGCTCGCCATCTACGCCGATTGCGGGCAGATCGAACAGGTGATCATCAACCTCGCCACCAACGCGCGCGACGCCATGAGGAAGGGGGGAACCCTGACCGTCGCCACCCGGAGCGTCGTCCTGAGCCAATCCTTCCAGGAGTCGCACGGCTTCGGCGCGCCGGGATACTACGCCCTCATCACGGTTGCCGATACCGGCTCGGGGATGGACGAAGCCACGAGGAGCAAGATCTTCGAGCCGTTCTTCACCACCAAGGACGTTGGGAAGGGGACGGGGCTCGGGCTCTCCATCGTCTACGGGATCGTGCAGCAGCATAAGGGGTTCATCGACGTGGAGAGCGAGGCTGGGGTGGGGACGACTTTCCACGTCTACCTGCCGGTATCACAGGAACAGGCCCCGGCTAAAGCGCACGGCACGGCGCGGGAAGAGCTCCCGTGCGGCTCCGAGACCATCCTCGTGGTGGAGGACGAGGAGCACGTGCGGGACCTGGTGAACGAAGCCCTGAAACAGTTCGGTTACCGCACCATCCTGGCCGTGGACGGGGCGGACGCACTGGAGAAGTACCGCGAGCACCGCGGCAGCATCGCGCTCGTCTTCACCGATCTCATCATGCCGAGGATGAGCGGACGGGAGCTGTACGACGAGCTGAAGCGCGAAGATCCCGCCGTCAGGATCCTCTTCACGAGCGGCTACACCGCGGACATGCTCACCGACCTTGAAACCGTGGTTCCCCACGTCGAAATCCTGATGAAGCCGATCTCCCCCCCGGAGCTCGCCAGAAAAGTGCGGGAGCTTCTCGACGCGTAG
- a CDS encoding PadR family transcriptional regulator, with amino-acid sequence MAPKTKQQRHLPAFVLLLLAEGEKHGGAILTELSQRMPGCRPDSAALYRTLQQLEEAGETVSTWDTSGSGPARRVYRITDVGWERLGFWRHDIEMRLANLQYFLETYRALEKRDTP; translated from the coding sequence ATGGCACCTAAAACGAAACAGCAACGTCACCTCCCCGCCTTCGTTCTCCTCCTGCTGGCCGAAGGGGAGAAGCATGGCGGCGCCATCCTCACCGAGCTGTCGCAGCGCATGCCGGGGTGCCGGCCCGACAGCGCCGCCCTGTACCGCACCCTGCAGCAACTGGAGGAGGCGGGGGAGACGGTTTCCACCTGGGATACCAGCGGAAGCGGCCCGGCGCGCAGGGTCTACCGCATCACGGACGTCGGGTGGGAGAGGCTCGGCTTCTGGCGGCACGATATCGAGATGCGCCTGGCTAACCTGCAATACTTCCTTGAAACCTACCGTGCCCTGGAGAAAAGGGACACGCCCTGA
- a CDS encoding permease: MKATLADYRLFLIVLGANLVLSLFKPEAAGLSAANSGRFLLEVLSIVPPVMVLMGLMDVWLPRRVVESHLGPDSGMLGAAVAMLLGTAAAGPLYAAFPVAVSLRQKGARTANLVIFLGTWGSIKIPMLLMESSFISLRFALLRLVLTIPCILLSGYLMERLLPQEAPLPQPEGADA, translated from the coding sequence GTGAAGGCGACCCTTGCTGATTACCGGCTCTTCTTGATCGTTCTGGGCGCGAACCTCGTCCTCTCCCTCTTTAAACCTGAGGCGGCCGGGCTGTCGGCGGCCAACTCGGGACGGTTCCTCCTCGAGGTGCTTTCCATCGTGCCGCCGGTCATGGTGCTCATGGGGCTCATGGACGTATGGCTGCCGCGCCGCGTGGTGGAATCACATCTCGGTCCGGATTCCGGCATGCTCGGGGCGGCGGTCGCCATGCTGCTCGGAACCGCCGCGGCCGGACCGCTCTACGCCGCCTTTCCCGTCGCCGTCTCCCTCCGGCAAAAGGGGGCGCGCACGGCGAACCTGGTCATCTTCCTGGGGACCTGGGGGAGCATCAAGATCCCGATGCTCCTCATGGAGAGCAGCTTCATAAGCCTCCGCTTCGCCCTCTTGCGCCTCGTCCTTACCATCCCCTGCATCCTCCTTTCCGGCTACCTCATGGAGCGCCTGCTGCCGCAGGAGGCGCCGCTGCCCCAGCCGGAAGGCGCGGACGCTTGA
- a CDS encoding permease, producing the protein MSAVLYGGAAVAVLVSWRLDPERTRRALRIGSKSLQGLAPRILGMVVLVGLMLALVPPELIRKLFSYGGIAGFTLVSALGAVVTMPAPIAFALVGSLYKLGAQPASLAAFVTTLTMVGIMTAPMEVSCFGTRFTFMRQSLSFVTAIAIGLMMGVLL; encoded by the coding sequence ATGTCGGCGGTGTTGTACGGAGGGGCGGCGGTGGCGGTACTGGTATCCTGGCGGTTGGACCCGGAGCGGACCCGGAGGGCGCTGCGCATCGGCTCCAAGTCCCTGCAGGGCTTAGCGCCGAGGATCCTCGGCATGGTGGTGCTGGTCGGCCTGATGCTGGCTCTCGTCCCTCCCGAACTGATCAGGAAGCTCTTCAGCTACGGCGGCATCGCCGGCTTCACCCTTGTTTCGGCGCTGGGTGCCGTAGTCACCATGCCGGCTCCAATCGCCTTCGCGCTGGTCGGCTCCCTCTATAAACTGGGAGCCCAGCCGGCAAGCCTCGCCGCCTTCGTCACCACGCTCACCATGGTGGGGATCATGACCGCCCCCATGGAGGTCTCCTGCTTCGGGACCCGCTTCACCTTCATGCGGCAATCACTCAGCTTCGTCACCGCCATCGCCATCGGGCTCATGATGGGGGTGCTCCTGTGA
- a CDS encoding GSU0071 family protein, translated as MDTYTIDVELEHYYGDRMATSSREACRRFYLRAVSRCNAAELERYLRVVKAHASVYSSVHHMFRSPFKHVELPLFLTSLVLFISSLVMVCTGATSVLIAGGTSAGFLGMVQCARQLIRNWQQHSVREAVFSEFAEFLQQETTR; from the coding sequence ATGGATACGTACACGATTGATGTCGAACTGGAACACTACTACGGCGACCGCATGGCTACCAGCAGCAGGGAAGCCTGCCGCCGCTTCTACCTGAGAGCTGTCTCGCGCTGCAACGCGGCCGAGCTTGAGCGCTACCTGCGCGTGGTGAAAGCGCACGCCTCGGTATATTCGTCGGTGCACCACATGTTTCGCTCTCCCTTCAAGCACGTCGAGCTGCCGCTTTTCCTGACCAGCCTTGTCCTCTTCATCTCCAGCCTGGTCATGGTCTGCACCGGCGCGACCAGCGTCCTCATAGCAGGCGGCACCTCGGCAGGCTTTCTCGGCATGGTGCAGTGCGCCAGGCAGTTGATCCGCAACTGGCAGCAGCACTCGGTGCGCGAGGCGGTCTTCAGCGAGTTTGCCGAGTTTTTGCAGCAGGAAACCACGCGTTAA
- a CDS encoding acyl-CoA thioesterase has translation MTTPAETSYCHTLSLATDPELRRRFMVMDEELKGNLRFGLLLEILDKVAEETALAYVNRFHPGARVVTAAIDNIIVRHVADVTRDLICEARINHVGRSSLEIGIRVEQPGEPANHVASCYFTMVARSGMGEGAVSMTLPPLDYGSEKERRRALKATARREEYRQQQSLLSEPPSAEEYRMLASLHHAQDEPGFQGLLTGRLTADAWERMYPEFENVPQKIFGGYLVRRAYELSSICSELVAPDRSVMAAVNRINFFHPVRMGDKLHYTSRVVYTNGSYICVEANIERISRDRTSKALSNSCLFTFVNVDRELVHRPVPTVYPTTYAEDARYLAAARSFEGLAEHVYII, from the coding sequence ATGACAACTCCTGCGGAAACCTCGTACTGCCACACCCTGTCGCTTGCGACCGATCCGGAGTTGCGCCGCCGCTTCATGGTTATGGACGAGGAGCTGAAGGGGAACCTGCGCTTCGGGCTCCTCCTGGAGATCCTGGACAAGGTGGCCGAGGAGACTGCGCTCGCCTACGTGAACCGCTTCCACCCCGGGGCCCGCGTGGTGACCGCGGCGATCGACAACATCATCGTGCGACACGTGGCGGACGTGACGCGTGACCTCATATGCGAGGCCCGCATCAACCACGTGGGGCGCTCCTCGCTGGAGATCGGCATCAGGGTGGAGCAGCCGGGCGAGCCGGCGAACCACGTCGCCTCCTGCTACTTCACCATGGTTGCGCGCTCGGGGATGGGGGAGGGGGCGGTGAGCATGACACTTCCGCCGCTTGACTACGGAAGCGAGAAGGAGCGAAGGCGCGCGCTGAAGGCTACGGCGCGTCGGGAGGAGTACCGCCAGCAGCAGTCGCTTCTGTCGGAGCCGCCCAGCGCGGAGGAGTACCGGATGCTGGCGTCCCTGCACCATGCTCAGGACGAGCCGGGCTTCCAGGGGCTCCTGACCGGGCGACTGACGGCGGATGCCTGGGAGCGGATGTATCCGGAGTTCGAAAACGTGCCGCAAAAGATCTTCGGCGGGTACCTGGTACGTCGGGCCTACGAGCTTTCCTCGATCTGCTCCGAACTCGTGGCGCCGGACCGCTCCGTGATGGCGGCGGTGAACCGGATCAACTTCTTTCACCCGGTACGCATGGGGGACAAGCTGCACTACACAAGCCGCGTGGTCTACACGAACGGAAGCTACATCTGCGTCGAGGCGAACATCGAGCGCATCAGCCGCGACCGCACCAGCAAGGCGCTCTCCAACTCCTGCCTCTTCACCTTCGTGAACGTGGACCGGGAACTGGTGCATCGCCCGGTGCCGACGGTGTACCCGACCACCTACGCCGAGGATGCAAGGTACCTTGCCGCGGCGAGGAGTTTTGAGGGGCTCGCGGAGCACGTCTACATCATTTGA
- a CDS encoding DUF6639 family protein — MKVVALLVVLFLFRGTPDAFAVRGACPGEVVVVAAAAADEYESVCAAVRSCTPFLKSLGLVLPDGLTLTLEGAPLEKSLDHAFGYYDPRSNSIHLLNYRAALEASRAAPSFGVPFDPAIWRSYIIHELAHAAAQGGFRRGAQSHTASEYIAAVSQLATLAPDERARILEHYGELSGFDGVEDITLNYYLLDPARFAINSFLHYLKPGNGAAFVRQLLLNGLPDE, encoded by the coding sequence ATGAAAGTTGTTGCACTGCTTGTCGTTCTTTTCCTTTTCCGTGGCACGCCCGATGCCTTTGCCGTCCGGGGAGCCTGCCCCGGGGAAGTGGTCGTCGTGGCCGCCGCCGCAGCTGACGAGTACGAGAGCGTCTGCGCAGCGGTTCGCTCCTGCACCCCATTTCTGAAGTCGTTGGGGCTCGTCCTGCCGGATGGGCTGACCCTGACGCTCGAAGGCGCGCCGCTGGAAAAAAGCTTGGACCATGCCTTTGGTTACTACGATCCACGCAGCAACTCCATTCACCTGCTGAACTACCGGGCAGCCCTGGAGGCCTCCAGGGCCGCCCCTTCTTTTGGCGTCCCCTTTGACCCGGCAATCTGGCGCAGCTATATCATCCACGAACTTGCCCATGCAGCAGCCCAGGGAGGGTTCCGCCGCGGAGCGCAAAGCCATACGGCCAGCGAGTACATAGCGGCCGTGAGCCAACTGGCCACGCTCGCGCCGGACGAGCGGGCTAGGATTTTGGAGCACTACGGGGAATTGAGCGGGTTCGACGGGGTGGAGGATATAACCCTGAACTATTACCTGCTTGATCCGGCCAGGTTCGCCATCAATTCGTTCCTGCACTACCTGAAGCCCGGCAACGGCGCCGCCTTTGTCCGGCAGCTCCTCTTGAACGGTCTTCCCGACGAGTGA
- a CDS encoding OmpA/MotB family protein, giving the protein MKRKLSVCLSALVCLALSGCVTSGTYKQKQMEAENLEKNLKDQRGQYNILMGENDQLKNEVKRLDGEVATLTGERSALTADKKGLEESLRSTADAKNQKIGELSRKLGDVEGENKRLKDDIAGLQKQKEEEVQKASKTYGDLLEQMKGEISKGQVTISELKGKLTVNMVDSVLFDSGKAEVKPDGLVVLQKVVDILKNVKDKAVRIEGHTDNVQIVGQLAKRYPTNWELSAARALNVTRYLQQQGLDPALLAAVAYGEYKPVAPNDTDEGRAKNRRIEIVLVAKE; this is encoded by the coding sequence ATGAAGCGTAAACTGTCCGTCTGTCTCTCAGCCCTCGTTTGTCTCGCCCTTTCCGGGTGCGTCACGAGCGGCACCTATAAGCAGAAACAGATGGAGGCGGAAAACCTGGAGAAGAACCTCAAGGATCAGCGAGGGCAGTACAACATCCTGATGGGGGAGAACGACCAGCTGAAAAACGAGGTGAAGCGGCTGGACGGCGAGGTGGCGACCTTGACCGGCGAGCGGAGCGCGCTGACGGCGGACAAGAAGGGGCTCGAGGAGTCGCTTCGTTCCACGGCGGACGCGAAGAACCAGAAGATCGGCGAGTTAAGCCGCAAGCTGGGCGACGTGGAGGGTGAGAACAAGCGGCTTAAGGACGACATCGCCGGACTGCAGAAGCAAAAGGAGGAGGAGGTACAAAAGGCGAGCAAGACCTACGGCGACCTCCTGGAACAGATGAAAGGGGAGATCTCCAAGGGACAGGTGACCATCTCTGAACTTAAAGGTAAACTGACCGTGAACATGGTCGATTCCGTGCTCTTCGATTCCGGCAAGGCGGAAGTGAAGCCTGACGGGCTCGTCGTGCTGCAGAAGGTGGTCGACATACTGAAAAACGTGAAGGACAAGGCGGTGCGCATCGAGGGGCATACCGACAACGTCCAGATCGTAGGGCAGCTCGCCAAGCGCTATCCCACCAACTGGGAGCTTTCCGCGGCGCGCGCGCTTAACGTGACCCGTTACCTGCAGCAGCAGGGGCTTGACCCGGCGCTCCTCGCGGCGGTGGCCTACGGCGAGTACAAGCCGGTAGCGCCGAACGACACCGACGAGGGACGGGCGAAGAACCGCAGGATCGAGATCGTGCTGGTCGCCAAGGAGTAA